A stretch of the Vanacampus margaritifer isolate UIUO_Vmar chromosome 6, RoL_Vmar_1.0, whole genome shotgun sequence genome encodes the following:
- the sinhcaf gene encoding SIN3-HDAC complex-associated factor yields the protein MEACMGGACALESTTLQSVPQAQTSTRDAVVPLKTQTLYGILLCFPQLYKMFGFHKPKMYRSLDGCCICRAKSSSSRFTDSKRYEKDFRSCFGLSETRSGEICNACVLLVKRWKKLPVGTKKNWNHVVDARGGPSLKLTSRPKKIKSLIKKARPSQINRLQKELKRNYSDAHSTTSSASPAQSPSYSNLSDDGSDTELRKGSGRSPVFSFLDLTYWKRQKVCCGIIYKGRFGEVLIDPHLFKPCCRKKQQHEDEEEEEEDDDDVEDEEVEVEGGQVGDVLVSRAASPSKEEQQAKETMTTAQLCVTLVTTSEGGW from the exons ATGGAGGCGTGTATGGGCGGCGCATGCGCACTCGAGTCCACAACTCTCCAGTCTGTCCCACAGGCGCAGACATCAACAAGAGACGCGGTAGTCCCGTTGAAAACACAAACACTGTACGGAATACTACTTTGTTTTCCCCAACTTTACAAG ATGTTTGGCTTCCACAAGCCGAAAATGTACAGGAGTTTGGACGGCTGCTGCATCTGCCGAGCAAAGTCGTCCAGCTCTCGCTTCACAGACAGCAAGCGTTACGAGAAAGACTTCAGGAGCTGTTTCGG ATTGAGTGAAACACGTTCTGGAGAGATCTGCAACGCTTGTGTACTCCTGGTGAAGCGATGGAAAAAGCTACCGGTGGGAACCAAGAAGAACTGGAATCAT GTGGTTGATGCTCGAGGTGGTCCCAGTCTGAAGTTGACCTCCAGGCCCAAGAAGATCAAATCCCTCATCAAGAAAGCCCGTCCAAGCCAGATCAACAGGCTGCAGAAAGAGCTCAAAAGAAACT ATTCAGATGCCCACAGCACCACTTCCAGCGCTTCCCCAGCTCAGTCTCCCAGCTACAGCAACTTGTCCGACGATGGCTCGGACACTGAGCTCAGAAAAGGGTCTGGCCGCTCGCCTGTCTTCTCCTTCCTGGACCTCACCTATTGGAAGAG ACAAAAGGTGTGCTGCGGAATCATCTACAAAGGTCGCTTTGGTGAGGTCCTCATCGACCCTCACTTGTTCAAGCCATGCTGTCGCAAGAAGCAGCAACAcgaggacgaggaagaggaggaagaggatgatgatgacgtgGAGGATGAAGAGGTGGAAGTTGAGGGGGGCCAGGTGGGAGATGTGCTCGTCAGCCGAGCGGCATCCCCGTCCAAGGAGGAGCAGCAGGCGAAGGAGACGATGACAACGGCACAGCTATGCGTCACCTTGGTGACGACATCAGAAGGAGGCTGGTAA